In one window of Bdellovibrio bacteriovorus W DNA:
- a CDS encoding hemolysin (COG1189 Predicted rRNA methylase), with protein sequence MGESEKLRADLLLVKKGLASSRTHAQSLIESSQVFYIEQGQRKLLKKPSAILSQETSLEVEQGEANRFVSRGGLKLEGALKHCRFSAVNLDVLDVGISTGGFTDCALQAGAKTVLGVDVGHGQVHPSLLKESRLQVFEGVNARDLRSQLAVLRPQIKNNFDLIVMDVSFISMTLIIPELADLLRSDGRFLGLVKPQFEVGAEGLGKGGIVKDEGLYEVVKEKILHSCEQNSLKVLDYFSSPIVGKDGNHEFFVYCCRAN encoded by the coding sequence ATGGGCGAGAGCGAGAAGTTAAGGGCAGATCTATTATTAGTAAAAAAGGGACTGGCCTCTTCGCGCACTCATGCTCAATCTCTGATAGAATCCTCTCAAGTTTTTTACATTGAGCAGGGGCAAAGAAAGCTTCTCAAAAAACCAAGTGCGATTTTATCTCAAGAGACTTCGTTGGAAGTGGAACAAGGTGAAGCCAATCGTTTTGTTTCACGCGGGGGCTTGAAGCTTGAAGGAGCGCTGAAGCATTGCCGGTTTTCTGCCGTTAATCTTGATGTCCTAGATGTGGGAATCTCGACAGGGGGTTTCACAGACTGTGCGCTTCAGGCAGGGGCAAAGACTGTTCTTGGCGTGGATGTCGGGCATGGGCAAGTTCATCCCTCACTGCTAAAGGAATCTCGTCTTCAGGTGTTTGAAGGAGTTAATGCGCGCGATTTAAGATCGCAACTTGCAGTTTTGCGCCCTCAGATTAAAAACAATTTTGATCTTATCGTGATGGACGTCTCTTTTATTTCTATGACCTTAATTATTCCTGAGCTTGCAGATCTTCTCAGATCTGACGGGCGCTTTCTGGGGCTGGTAAAGCCGCAGTTCGAGGTTGGAGCCGAGGGCTTAGGAAAGGGCGGAATCGTTAAAGATGAAGGTCTTTATGAGGTGGTGAAGGAAAAGATTCTTCACTCATGTGAACAGAATTCTTTAAAAGTTTTAGATTATTTTTCATCTCCCATTGTGGGAAAAGACGGAAACCATGAGTTCTTCGTCTATTGCTGTCGAGCAAATTAA
- a CDS encoding geranyltranstransferase (COG0142 Geranylgeranyl pyrophosphate synthase): MDLALNIESEIQSRVQAVDKFVENYLRSINLGTDLKPVPLLSESMLYSAMNGGKRFRPLLSILVGEALGASVEKVIPFACAVEFIHTYSLIHDDLPCMDNDDMRRGKPTNHKVYGEDFALLAGDALLTEAFTLLATHYSEHPALLGLLVKRLSEAAGLRGMVGGQAIDLRASDIKIDVASLKTLHAMKTGALIAVAVEGAALIAGAKASEISSLTKFGQGLGLAFQVADDILDHGEANQGDRSFTEVLGLEETKKLLEEISSEALHELHKVTQQSSMLEYLINFNQTRKH, from the coding sequence TTGGATCTAGCACTTAATATCGAATCAGAGATTCAATCCCGCGTGCAGGCTGTTGATAAGTTCGTGGAGAACTATCTTCGCTCGATTAATTTGGGAACAGATTTAAAGCCAGTTCCTCTTTTATCTGAATCAATGCTTTATTCTGCCATGAATGGTGGTAAGCGCTTTCGTCCGCTCTTGAGTATCTTGGTCGGTGAAGCTCTCGGAGCAAGCGTAGAAAAGGTAATCCCTTTTGCTTGCGCTGTTGAATTTATTCATACCTACTCTCTGATTCACGACGATCTTCCGTGCATGGATAACGATGATATGCGCAGAGGGAAGCCAACTAATCACAAAGTCTATGGTGAGGATTTTGCTCTCTTAGCTGGGGATGCTCTCTTGACAGAGGCTTTCACGCTGTTGGCGACTCATTACTCTGAGCATCCTGCATTGTTAGGACTGCTTGTTAAGCGTCTTTCAGAAGCTGCGGGCCTGCGTGGTATGGTCGGTGGTCAAGCTATTGATCTACGGGCCTCAGATATAAAAATCGACGTTGCTTCATTAAAAACTCTGCATGCCATGAAAACAGGAGCTCTGATTGCTGTTGCTGTTGAAGGGGCTGCATTGATTGCCGGAGCGAAGGCTTCAGAAATCAGCTCATTGACGAAGTTTGGTCAGGGGTTGGGTTTAGCCTTCCAAGTGGCCGATGATATCTTAGATCACGGCGAAGCAAATCAAGGAGACCGCAGTTTCACAGAAGTGCTGGGTCTAGAGGAAACGAAAAAACTCTTAGAAGAAATTAGCAGTGAAGCTTTGCATGAGTTGCACAAAGTGACTCAACAGTCTTCGATGCTTGAGTATCTTATTAATTTTAATCAAACGCGAAAGCACTGA
- a CDS encoding cysteine desulfurase activator complex subunit SufB (COG0719 ABC-type transport system involved in Fe-S cluster assembly, permease component) produces the protein MDNKNSSNPLESYEYKYGFTTDIETDQAPLGLNEDIIRLISEKKNEPEWMLEYRLKAYRHWLTLTEPTWAEVSYPPIDFQAIRYYSAPKKAAEGDEAKPKSLDDLDPELLKTFERLGIPLSEQKRISGIAVDVVFDSVSVGTTHTEVLDEVGVIFCSISEAIHKHPELVKKYLGTVVPYTDNFYAALNAAVFTDGSFCYIPKGVRCPIDLSTYFRINAADTGQFERTLLVCDEGGYVNYLEGCTAPQRDENQLHAAVVELIALDDSEIKYSTVQNWYTGDKEGKGGIYNFVTKRGKALGKRSKISWTQVESGSAITWKYPSCILQGEGSEGAFYSVALTHDRMQADTGTKMIHIGKNTKSTIISKGISTDFSSNTYRGQVKILPSAENARNYSQCDSMLVGDKCSASTYPYIEVKNKTAMLEHEATTSRISEDQIFYLQSRGLDMEQTISMLVNGFCKEVFKELPLEFAVEAVKLIEMKLENSVG, from the coding sequence ATGGATAATAAGAATTCTTCGAACCCACTAGAGAGTTATGAGTATAAATACGGGTTCACGACGGATATTGAAACGGATCAAGCGCCATTAGGTTTGAACGAAGATATTATTCGTCTGATTTCAGAAAAGAAAAACGAACCCGAGTGGATGCTAGAGTATCGCTTAAAGGCCTATCGCCATTGGCTAACTTTGACCGAGCCAACCTGGGCAGAGGTTTCTTATCCGCCTATCGATTTTCAAGCAATTCGTTATTACTCAGCGCCTAAGAAGGCTGCCGAAGGCGATGAGGCTAAGCCGAAATCTCTTGATGATTTAGATCCAGAACTTCTGAAAACTTTTGAGCGCTTAGGTATTCCTCTTTCTGAGCAAAAACGTATTTCTGGAATTGCTGTCGATGTAGTTTTTGACTCTGTCTCTGTTGGTACAACACATACTGAAGTGCTTGATGAGGTCGGAGTTATTTTCTGCTCTATCTCTGAGGCAATTCATAAACACCCAGAGCTTGTAAAAAAATACCTAGGCACCGTAGTTCCTTATACAGATAACTTCTATGCAGCTTTAAATGCTGCGGTCTTCACGGATGGATCTTTCTGTTACATTCCTAAGGGAGTTCGTTGCCCGATTGATCTATCAACGTATTTCCGTATCAATGCGGCGGATACGGGTCAGTTTGAAAGAACTCTTCTGGTTTGTGATGAAGGTGGATACGTGAACTACCTCGAGGGCTGTACAGCGCCTCAGCGTGATGAAAATCAACTTCACGCAGCGGTGGTAGAGTTGATTGCTTTAGATGATTCTGAAATTAAGTATTCCACAGTTCAGAACTGGTACACAGGCGATAAAGAAGGCAAGGGCGGAATTTATAATTTCGTTACTAAGCGTGGAAAAGCTCTCGGCAAGAGATCGAAAATTTCTTGGACTCAGGTTGAGTCTGGATCTGCGATCACTTGGAAGTATCCTTCCTGCATTCTACAAGGCGAGGGATCTGAGGGAGCATTTTATTCTGTGGCATTAACCCACGACCGTATGCAAGCAGATACTGGTACGAAGATGATCCACATCGGTAAGAACACGAAAAGTACGATTATCTCTAAGGGGATTTCCACAGACTTCTCCTCAAACACGTATCGTGGTCAGGTGAAGATTCTTCCTTCTGCAGAGAATGCTCGTAACTATTCTCAGTGTGATTCGATGCTTGTGGGTGATAAGTGCAGTGCAAGTACTTACCCGTATATTGAAGTGAAAAACAAAACAGCCATGCTTGAGCACGAAGCAACAACTTCGCGAATTAGCGAAGACCAAATTTTTTACCTACAGTCTCGTGGACTTGATATGGAGCAAACGATTTCCATGCTGGTTAACGGATTCTGTAAAGAGGTCTTCAAAGAGCTACCACTAGAGTTCGCGGTAGAAGCTGTTAAATTGATTGAAATGAAATTAGAAAATTCTGTTGGATAA
- a CDS encoding alpha-beta hydrolase superfamily protein (COG1752 Predicted esterase of the alpha-beta hydrolase superfamily), whose product MRRSLLVLICFTQFFILGCETLRTREDIRRAVEPKAETSSSGPTYQREETNEYENAVPIEAGAPTLPSLPKIGLILGGGGAKTFAHIGFLRELGKDKIPLHIIGGVEFAAPIAALYANKEQANEVEWQMFKLKDEDLYKKNMLGAKGVNGEISQLKDFLGTAFNKMKIESFAVPYACPSYNFKKNQVYLMNRGSLPQVMSLCMAYPPIYRPTEGAVAGVRDVTALANYMRSKGANYIVFVNVLEKPGKNFFANELNSENVLWGEIAGLYNKPLASVDAVVTIDTAKYGILEFEKRRDIMNEGSSSFQQFKNLVRRWGL is encoded by the coding sequence ATGCGTCGTTCGTTATTAGTCCTTATCTGTTTTACTCAGTTTTTTATTTTAGGCTGTGAAACTCTAAGAACTCGTGAGGATATTCGTCGCGCCGTAGAGCCGAAAGCAGAAACATCTTCTTCAGGGCCTACCTATCAGCGAGAAGAAACGAATGAGTATGAAAACGCCGTGCCTATTGAGGCCGGAGCTCCGACATTGCCAAGTCTTCCTAAGATTGGACTTATTTTGGGCGGGGGCGGCGCCAAGACATTTGCTCACATTGGTTTCTTAAGAGAGCTTGGGAAAGACAAGATCCCATTGCATATTATCGGCGGAGTTGAGTTTGCGGCCCCTATAGCTGCCCTTTACGCCAATAAAGAGCAAGCCAACGAGGTGGAGTGGCAGATGTTTAAGCTTAAAGATGAAGATCTTTATAAGAAAAACATGCTTGGTGCCAAAGGAGTCAACGGCGAGATCTCTCAGTTAAAAGACTTCTTAGGCACAGCTTTTAATAAAATGAAAATTGAGTCTTTTGCTGTTCCCTATGCTTGCCCTTCTTATAACTTTAAAAAGAATCAAGTTTATCTAATGAACAGAGGCTCTTTGCCACAAGTCATGAGTCTTTGTATGGCTTACCCTCCGATTTATAGACCGACAGAAGGGGCTGTTGCGGGGGTGAGAGATGTTACGGCTCTTGCGAACTACATGCGCTCTAAAGGGGCGAATTACATCGTTTTTGTGAATGTTCTTGAGAAGCCGGGTAAGAACTTCTTTGCAAACGAGCTAAACTCTGAAAACGTATTATGGGGTGAGATTGCGGGTCTGTATAATAAGCCTTTGGCTTCTGTAGACGCGGTCGTTACAATCGACACTGCAAAATATGGTATATTGGAATTTGAAAAGCGTAGAGATATCATGAATGAAGGGTCCTCTTCTTTTCAACAGTTCAAAAATCTAGTAAGAAGATGGGGCCTTTAG
- a CDS encoding putative nitrogen-fixing protein NifU (COG0694 Thioredoxin-like proteins and domains) produces the protein MSNTDVLIRIQATPNPNAWKFILDRPVLVEGKATYHSPQEADQSILAYSLFHVIGVRQVHFFQNVITITHNFDEDPEEVQKGVCSVIQTRMAAHNPNQTMKDEKMKRRESLSPELQQIEEILDHTVRPGLQGDGGDVEIVKFEENKLYVLYQGACGTCPSATTGTLMAIEGILRDQFNPSIEVIPM, from the coding sequence ATGAGTAACACAGATGTTCTAATTAGAATTCAAGCGACTCCAAACCCTAATGCTTGGAAATTCATTCTTGATAGGCCTGTCCTAGTTGAGGGTAAAGCCACTTACCACAGCCCACAAGAAGCCGATCAGAGCATTTTGGCGTATTCCTTGTTTCATGTGATTGGTGTTCGCCAAGTGCATTTCTTTCAGAACGTTATTACGATTACGCATAACTTTGATGAAGACCCTGAAGAAGTTCAAAAGGGTGTTTGTTCAGTTATTCAAACTCGCATGGCTGCTCATAATCCGAATCAGACGATGAAAGATGAAAAGATGAAGCGTCGTGAGTCTTTATCTCCAGAGTTGCAACAGATCGAAGAGATTCTAGATCATACAGTAAGACCTGGTTTGCAAGGCGACGGTGGGGACGTGGAGATTGTAAAGTTTGAAGAGAACAAACTTTATGTTCTTTACCAAGGAGCTTGTGGCACTTGTCCAAGCGCTACCACAGGAACTTTAATGGCGATCGAGGGCATTCTTCGCGATCAATTTAATCCGAGCATCGAAGTTATTCCGATGTAG
- a CDS encoding Iron-regulated ABC transporter ATPase subunit SufC (COG0396 ABC-type transport system involved in Fe-S cluster assembly, ATPase component), with protein MLEINNLHARVEEKEILKGLSLKINAGEVHAIMGPNGSGKSTLSKVLAGHPAYEVTSGEVKYDINFQMKDLFELAPDERAKEGIFLAFQYPIEVPGVSNFTFLQTSFNSILKHQGSEPMGEEEFRTFLIPKLELVGLRSEYLDRPVNTGFSGGEKKKNEILQMAVLSPRLALLDETDSGLDIDALRVVSEGVNKLRRKDNAIVMVTHYQRLLDYIKPDYVHVLMGGKIVETGDASLALKLESKGYDWLV; from the coding sequence ATGTTAGAAATTAATAATTTACACGCACGTGTTGAAGAAAAAGAAATCCTTAAAGGCCTAAGCCTAAAAATTAATGCGGGTGAAGTGCACGCAATCATGGGACCTAACGGTTCTGGAAAATCAACTCTTTCTAAAGTTCTTGCTGGTCACCCAGCTTATGAAGTGACTTCAGGTGAAGTTAAATACGACATTAACTTTCAGATGAAGGATCTTTTTGAATTAGCTCCCGATGAGAGAGCTAAAGAGGGAATCTTTTTGGCGTTTCAGTATCCAATCGAAGTTCCAGGAGTTTCTAACTTCACGTTTCTACAAACTTCCTTCAATTCTATCTTAAAACATCAAGGTTCTGAACCTATGGGTGAAGAAGAGTTTAGAACATTCCTGATTCCAAAGCTTGAGTTAGTAGGACTGCGTTCAGAGTATTTGGATCGCCCGGTAAATACTGGTTTCTCTGGTGGAGAGAAAAAGAAAAATGAAATTCTTCAGATGGCAGTTCTTTCTCCACGCCTGGCACTTTTGGATGAGACAGATTCAGGTCTTGATATTGACGCTCTTCGTGTTGTTTCAGAAGGTGTTAACAAACTTCGTCGTAAAGACAATGCCATCGTAATGGTTACGCATTACCAACGCCTTCTGGACTACATCAAGCCTGATTACGTTCACGTTCTTATGGGTGGAAAGATTGTAGAAACGGGCGATGCCTCTTTAGCGTTAAAGCTTGAGAGCAAAGGTTATGACTGGTTGGTATAA
- a CDS encoding exodeoxyribonuclease VII, large subunit (COG1570 Exonuclease VII, large subunit) has translation MSKTPNKALLKTDTSAQMRLGSDVFSSANDSSVLSVEQMNLQIKTLLEGQVGIVWVRGELSNFKAHSSGHFYFSLKDAKSQITAVMFRGNNARLKFKPHDGMEVVVRARISVYEPRGNYQLLCDTMEPVGAGALQKAFEQLKAKLKAEGLFDPARKVPIPTFPKHIAVVTSPTGAAIRDILNVLSRRAKSIAVTVVPTVVQGEAAAPSICQAFLKAQKLPDVDVIIIGRGGGSTEDMWCFNDENLARLIADSKIPVISAVGHEIDFTISDFVADLRAPTPSAAAEMVAKSAGELTSKLQSLERMLKLSMQRSLQFRHHAVLGFAKRLFDPQRKLQDLILKNDDLLSRLEGAKARYLEKLGTKIGNLQKRLGSPERRLESKRKEFSFLESRLQKSITLQLDRKKNRKDKVMAILDSLSPLKVVERGYSIVTKDGQVVKSSDQVAVNDVVEIRLAQGTLEASIQKIKES, from the coding sequence ATGTCAAAGACACCTAATAAAGCTCTATTAAAGACGGATACCTCTGCCCAAATGAGATTGGGCTCTGATGTTTTCTCTTCGGCAAATGACAGTTCAGTTCTCTCTGTAGAACAAATGAACTTGCAGATTAAAACTTTGCTGGAAGGGCAAGTCGGTATTGTTTGGGTGCGCGGTGAACTTTCAAATTTCAAAGCTCATAGTTCGGGGCACTTCTATTTCAGTCTTAAGGATGCAAAGTCGCAAATCACGGCGGTGATGTTTCGAGGCAATAATGCTCGCCTTAAGTTTAAGCCCCATGACGGCATGGAAGTTGTCGTGCGTGCGCGTATATCGGTTTATGAGCCACGCGGAAACTATCAATTGCTTTGTGACACGATGGAGCCTGTGGGCGCAGGAGCTTTGCAAAAAGCTTTTGAGCAATTAAAGGCAAAACTCAAGGCTGAAGGGTTATTTGATCCGGCTCGAAAAGTTCCGATTCCGACATTTCCAAAACATATCGCGGTTGTGACATCTCCAACAGGGGCAGCTATTCGTGATATTTTAAATGTACTTTCCCGTCGTGCAAAATCCATTGCTGTAACTGTTGTGCCGACTGTTGTTCAAGGGGAGGCAGCAGCCCCTTCTATTTGCCAAGCTTTCTTGAAGGCGCAAAAACTTCCAGATGTGGATGTGATTATCATTGGTCGCGGCGGCGGCTCCACTGAGGATATGTGGTGCTTTAATGATGAAAACCTCGCACGACTTATTGCAGATAGTAAAATCCCAGTCATCTCAGCCGTAGGGCATGAGATTGATTTTACGATTTCTGATTTTGTTGCCGACCTTCGTGCTCCAACGCCTTCAGCTGCGGCGGAAATGGTCGCTAAGAGTGCAGGGGAGCTGACTTCAAAGCTGCAATCTTTAGAGAGAATGCTAAAGCTTTCTATGCAGCGATCTTTGCAGTTTAGACATCATGCTGTTTTGGGTTTTGCGAAAAGACTTTTCGATCCTCAGCGCAAGTTGCAGGATTTGATTCTCAAAAATGATGACCTGCTTTCTCGACTAGAAGGAGCAAAGGCCCGTTATTTAGAAAAGCTAGGAACTAAAATCGGCAATCTGCAAAAGCGCTTAGGGTCTCCGGAAAGAAGGCTTGAGAGTAAGCGCAAAGAATTCTCCTTTCTAGAAAGCCGCTTGCAAAAGAGTATTACCCTCCAATTAGATCGTAAAAAAAATCGCAAAGATAAAGTCATGGCGATCCTAGATAGTTTAAGTCCTCTTAAGGTTGTGGAGCGAGGATACTCGATTGTCACAAAAGACGGACAAGTTGTTAAGAGTTCAGATCAAGTCGCAGTCAACGACGTTGTAGAAATTCGACTTGCTCAAGGAACCCTTGAAGCATCGATTCAAAAAATAAAGGAGTCTTAA
- a CDS encoding hypothetical protein (COG0520 Selenocysteine lyase), with amino-acid sequence MGDSMNDLSKLFADVRSQFPALKQKVHGKDLVYLDSAATTLKPQSVIDRMTQFYSLETSNVHRGAHHLGDLATQAFEQARERVRSFLNADQVEEIVFVRGTTEAINLIAHSWSEKFLMPGDEILITEMEHHGNIVPWQMVAEKFKAKVVAAKILDNGDLDWNDFKSKLNAKTKMVAITACSNVLGTNIDIKKVTDLAHAVGAHVLIDGAQLVSQSRVDVVDIDCDFFVFSAHKLFGPFGFGAFYGKREILDQMPPYQGGGSMIERVTLEKTTYNEVPFRFEAGTPHVAGAVGLKVALDFVDEIGLERIHKYEMELLDYTMAELEKVGGVKVYGTSQNKGPIVSFNLEGAHHSDVSQILDQEGIAVRAGHHCTQPLMDRFDIKGTVRASFSVYNNKADVDAFIAALKKAKGMLL; translated from the coding sequence ATGGGTGATTCTATGAATGATTTAAGTAAATTGTTTGCAGATGTTCGATCTCAGTTCCCAGCCTTGAAGCAAAAGGTTCATGGTAAGGATTTGGTCTATTTAGACAGTGCTGCAACAACGCTTAAGCCTCAATCTGTGATCGATCGAATGACTCAGTTCTACAGTCTTGAAACTTCGAATGTTCATCGTGGAGCCCATCACTTAGGGGATCTTGCAACGCAAGCTTTCGAGCAGGCGCGTGAACGAGTGCGTTCATTTTTGAATGCCGATCAAGTCGAAGAAATTGTTTTTGTGCGCGGAACTACCGAGGCTATTAATTTAATTGCTCACTCTTGGTCTGAAAAGTTCTTAATGCCTGGTGATGAAATTCTGATTACTGAAATGGAACATCACGGGAATATCGTTCCTTGGCAAATGGTAGCAGAGAAGTTTAAAGCCAAAGTTGTTGCAGCTAAAATCTTAGATAATGGAGATTTAGATTGGAATGACTTTAAGAGTAAGCTCAATGCAAAAACAAAAATGGTTGCGATTACAGCGTGCTCAAATGTTTTGGGCACGAATATAGACATTAAGAAAGTCACGGACCTCGCTCATGCAGTGGGTGCCCATGTCTTGATTGATGGGGCGCAATTGGTTTCTCAATCGCGTGTCGATGTCGTGGATATTGATTGTGATTTCTTTGTCTTTTCCGCTCATAAACTCTTTGGTCCTTTTGGTTTTGGTGCTTTCTATGGGAAGCGTGAAATCTTAGATCAGATGCCTCCTTACCAAGGCGGTGGAAGTATGATCGAGCGAGTGACTCTAGAAAAGACAACATATAACGAAGTTCCTTTCCGCTTTGAGGCAGGCACTCCACATGTAGCGGGGGCTGTTGGTTTAAAGGTGGCATTGGATTTCGTAGATGAGATTGGTTTAGAGCGCATTCATAAATATGAGATGGAACTTTTGGACTACACCATGGCTGAACTAGAAAAAGTGGGCGGGGTGAAGGTTTACGGGACTTCTCAGAATAAAGGGCCTATCGTCTCCTTTAATTTAGAAGGAGCTCATCACTCAGATGTGAGCCAGATTTTAGATCAAGAGGGAATTGCTGTGCGTGCCGGGCACCATTGCACTCAGCCATTGATGGATCGTTTTGATATTAAAGGCACTGTGCGTGCTTCGTTTTCAGTATATAATAATAAAGCCGATGTTGACGCCTTCATCGCAGCACTTAAAAAGGCAAAAGGAATGTTGTTATGA
- a CDS encoding transport protein involved in the [Fe-S] cluster assembly (COG0719 ABC-type transport system involved in Fe-S cluster assembly, permease component) yields MNLFSQYDKFNSTAPASGALATLRQAGFDYVSHKGLPTRKDEDWHYTSVRSIAETEYLLGSLVDVKAVSNKEIFANYLNPEFTNLVFVNGKLNENLSDSLPANVSFGESQVFADTFLDAFDALNGAYAQQVYELQIKAEEKVAKPLHLVFVSVATGGAIMNHPRLKVVVGARANASVLESYYGFGGRYLVNSFCEIEVKESAKLVYARVQCDDLAADNIGRTQVSLQKFAQFESLAFAAGALLSRHSLDVQLKGAGADAQVLGVYATKGQQHVDNTTLIDHQIGECNTNQLYKGILDETSKAVFCGKVLIRKDAQKANSAQLNNNLLLDSRAEADSKPCLEIYADDVKAAHGSTVGQLDADEIFYMQSRAIQKDQAILMLSYGFLTEVIFKLSDVKVQKWLSKHLQTAFEGLHING; encoded by the coding sequence ATGAATTTATTCTCTCAATACGACAAGTTTAACTCCACAGCGCCTGCTTCAGGTGCCTTGGCAACTTTGCGCCAAGCGGGGTTTGACTACGTTTCTCATAAAGGTCTGCCAACACGTAAAGATGAAGATTGGCATTACACGAGTGTGCGTAGCATTGCTGAGACCGAATATCTTTTGGGTTCTTTGGTTGATGTTAAAGCCGTTTCTAATAAAGAAATCTTTGCGAATTATTTAAACCCAGAGTTTACAAATCTTGTATTTGTAAATGGGAAGTTGAATGAAAATCTATCTGATTCACTTCCAGCAAATGTAAGCTTTGGCGAGAGTCAGGTTTTTGCGGATACATTTTTGGACGCCTTTGATGCACTCAATGGTGCCTATGCTCAGCAGGTTTATGAATTGCAAATTAAAGCTGAAGAGAAAGTTGCAAAGCCTCTTCATTTGGTCTTTGTATCAGTAGCTACTGGCGGCGCTATTATGAACCATCCGCGACTCAAAGTTGTGGTTGGTGCAAGAGCGAACGCTTCAGTTTTAGAAAGCTACTATGGTTTTGGTGGACGTTATCTTGTGAACTCGTTCTGTGAGATCGAAGTTAAAGAGAGCGCTAAACTCGTCTATGCACGTGTTCAGTGTGATGACCTTGCGGCAGATAATATTGGTAGAACTCAAGTTTCTCTGCAAAAGTTTGCTCAATTTGAATCTCTTGCGTTTGCAGCGGGGGCTTTATTGTCTCGTCACTCTTTGGATGTGCAGTTAAAAGGTGCCGGGGCGGATGCGCAAGTCCTTGGCGTTTATGCAACTAAAGGACAGCAACATGTGGATAATACGACGCTGATTGATCATCAGATTGGCGAGTGTAATACGAACCAGCTTTACAAAGGTATTTTAGATGAGACTTCTAAAGCTGTGTTTTGCGGTAAAGTTCTTATTCGTAAAGATGCTCAGAAAGCCAACTCTGCTCAGCTTAACAATAATCTTCTTTTGGATTCTCGTGCAGAGGCTGATAGTAAGCCCTGCCTTGAGATCTATGCAGACGATGTAAAGGCTGCTCACGGCTCTACAGTGGGTCAGTTGGATGCAGATGAGATTTTCTATATGCAGTCTCGCGCTATCCAAAAAGATCAGGCCATTTTAATGCTAAGTTATGGTTTCTTAACGGAAGTTATTTTTAAACTGTCTGATGTGAAGGTGCAAAAGTGGTTGAGCAAGCATTTGCAGACAGCTTTTGAGGGGCTTCATATTAATGGGTGA
- a CDS encoding exodeoxyribonuclease VII, small subunit (COG1722 Exonuclease VII small subunit), with protein MDFEKKLGRLEEIVVKMERGDLALEDSLKLFEEGVKLSRECHVQLNEAEAKVKILVSQSADGKSVTEDFTPEEE; from the coding sequence ATGGACTTTGAGAAAAAACTTGGACGATTAGAAGAAATCGTTGTGAAAATGGAACGTGGAGATTTAGCCCTCGAGGATTCTCTAAAACTTTTCGAAGAAGGTGTTAAGCTTTCTCGAGAGTGTCATGTTCAGTTGAATGAAGCTGAGGCTAAGGTAAAGATTTTAGTTTCTCAAAGTGCTGACGGTAAGTCTGTGACTGAAGACTTTACTCCAGAAGAAGAGTAA